The Peribacillus simplex genome contains the following window.
TATATTATGTAAAACAAAATTTACAATTGATAAATCGGTAAATGCCTAGAGGCGCTTTAAACAACTTTTTTTGAATTTAAATGTCTTTCTGTAAATAAATTACTTTATTAAAATGCTCCTTTTTAGTGTTATTCTTGTATAATAGACCAAACTGTTAATTTTCGGGAGAATCCAATGAATTTTATTAATCAAAACATATTAGATAATCTCTTTTATATTTTAGTAAGTATTTTGATTTATTATACTTTATTAGATCATGTCAAAAAGTTAAGTCAGTACCCCAAGACCCTTATCACTGCATGCATGAGCATTCCTATTATATTATGTATGAAGTTTCCTATTTATATAGATGAATACTGTGTCCATGATCTCCGGCAAATTCCTTTTATAATTGGGACACTTTATGGTGGTTGGCCTGTAGGGGCTGCCCTGTTAGTCATAATATTAACTCTTAGGTTTGCTTTTTATGGTTTCAATTCCCTTACGTTAATTGTTTATTTGGTTATATTTATAATAACGGCTCTATTTTCTTCAAAATTCAATACTTTTAATAGAAAAAATAAGCTAAATAGCTCCATTCTATTAATTTTGTTTCTAGGAATTCTAACCAGCCTTATTTCACTCGTTATGTCTGACTTTTTTCAAATAACGGAGGCGTATGTATTTTACTTTATTATCCTCCCTCCTTTCATTATCGGTTTGGCTGTGTATATCATGGAAGTTTTAAAAGATGCGATTTTAATCCGAACACAAATGATAAGGCTTGAAAAAATGGAGGTAGTCAGTCAGCTTGCTGCAAGCATTTCACATGAAGTTAGAAACCCTTTAACAGTTGTGAAAGGATTTGTTCAACTGCTAAAGGCTCCTGATCTAACTCAAGATGTAAAAGAAGAATATATACAGCATGTTGTTAGAGAGCTTAATAGTGCAGAATCCATTATTTGTGAATACTTAGCATTTGCAAAGCCTGCAATTGAAAAAGTGGATAATATTTCAATTAACCGTGAAATAGGATATGTAATTGAAATGATAAAACCATTGGCTAGCATGAATTTAATTACTATTTCTGAACAGTTGACTCCAGGCATTACGCGGGGGAATATTCAACATTTCAAGCAATGCTTCCTAAACCTAATTAAAAATGGTATAGAGGCAATGCCAAACGGCGGGGAACTTAGTGTTGTTTCCTTTGTAAATAATTTCGACATCATTATCGAAATAAGTGACAATGGAGTAGGAATGAACAAGGAACAAATAAGTCGTTT
Protein-coding sequences here:
- a CDS encoding ATP-binding protein; the protein is MNFINQNILDNLFYILVSILIYYTLLDHVKKLSQYPKTLITACMSIPIILCMKFPIYIDEYCVHDLRQIPFIIGTLYGGWPVGAALLVIILTLRFAFYGFNSLTLIVYLVIFIITALFSSKFNTFNRKNKLNSSILLILFLGILTSLISLVMSDFFQITEAYVFYFIILPPFIIGLAVYIMEVLKDAILIRTQMIRLEKMEVVSQLAASISHEVRNPLTVVKGFVQLLKAPDLTQDVKEEYIQHVVRELNSAESIICEYLAFAKPAIEKVDNISINREIGYVIEMIKPLASMNLITISEQLTPGITRGNIQHFKQCFLNLIKNGIEAMPNGGELSVVSFVNNFDIIIEISDNGVGMNKEQISRFGEPYYSSKEKGTGLGSMVAVKTIQTMNGTLHINSLLNKGTTISVTLPVYQEDYSGK